From the Oryctolagus cuniculus chromosome 17, mOryCun1.1, whole genome shotgun sequence genome, the window GCTCCGCTCCCGGCCGCCGCCTCCGGCCCCTCAGCTGCTCCCGGCGCCAGCTGTCCCGCACCAGCCCCCACAGCGCGCATGCGCCGGCGCGCGCGCCCACCTGCCCGGCGCACTCCCCGGGCGGGGTGCAGCCAGCGGATTGGCCTCCTCGCAGGGGCGGGACCGGGATTGGCGCCTCGGGGCCGCCGTCTGCGTGGCGGAAGTGGGCGGGTGCGCTGCGACGCGCATGCGGGCAGGGCGGTCGGCCGGCGGGGCAGCGTGGCTCGTTTGGGAGAGGTGGGGCAGCGTTGGCTGAGGTTGGGTGTGAGTCTGGTAGTTCCGGGACCCGGTGGCTGGAGGACCCAGGAGGGTAACCAGGAGCGCCACGCGAAGGGGAGGAGCCTGCCTCGGCCCCCGGGGGTCAGGGAGGGCGGACGCTGGGAGGAGGCTTGGAAACGGGTTTATGGCCGGGCTGACCGTGGATTCTGGGCTGTCGTCCCTGGCCCGGGGCCATAGATGAGTCTCGGTGCCTGGGTTTGGTGATCGAAGGTCAGTGAGTGGACGGAAGGGACAAGGCACGAGccgcagcctggcctggcccctgaaGTTTGTTTTTCCTTAACCAGCGCTCTCTGAAGGGctagggaggggagcaggacgGGAGGCCCCGGCGGGTTCCCGAAGTCTCCGCCATGAGGCTGAATCAGAACACCTTGCTGCTGGGGAAGAAGGTGGCCCTGGTGCCCTACACCCCGGAGCACGTGCCCAGGTAACTGTCGGGCCAGGTGTTGTGTCCGCAGGCGGGGCTGCGTCCGCAGCGCAGAGGAAGGAGCCTTGGCTGTGAGACGGGAGGCACAGCCGAGGACGGGGACGTCCCCGCAGGACCCGCCCACCCCTGGGCTCCCCTTTCATGGTCTCTCCTTCCTTTTGGCCTTTCAgcgaggaatttttttttcttaaagattgatttatttacatgaaagttacagagagagggagagatcttccatctgctggttcactccccaaatggccacaagggtcagggctgggccagcccaaagccaggagcctggaactccatcctggtctcccacgtgggtgcaggggcccaagccctgtgctgttttcccaggcgcattagcagggatcagaagtggagcagccgggactagaaccagcgcccataggggatgccagcactgcaggtggcagctttacccgctatgctacagtgctggtccccaggaattattttatgtaaaataaatgtgTGTAAGAAAGGGAGGTCGTCATTGTGTCCAATTGGGGTATCCCCCTGATGCCCATAAATAGGCTCGGTTCTTGGGGCCTGAACTGTTGCCTGTCCTAGGACCGGGAGCTGTCCAGTTGCTCCTTGTGAGGACCAGCCTGCCTGTGGCGCTGTCTCAGGAGCAGTCACACCCCTCCCTCTGGGTCTTCTGGGAGCCTTTGGGGGGGCTCTTCTCCCTGCCAGCCATCCCCTCGTCATAGCGAGCCGCTGGTCTGTGCCGCTCGGTCGGCCCTGCCCGTCTAAGGCCACGGCATTGTGCAGGTACCACGAGTGGATGCAGTCGGAGGAGCTGCAGCGCCTGACAGCCTCGGAGCCGCTGAGCCTGGAGCAGGAGTACGCCATGCAGCACAGCTGGCGGGAGGACGGCGACAGTGAGCAGTGGGGGCCCGGGGCCCGGGCgggctggctccgcaggcagcCTCAGGTTCCCCCTCTTCTTAGCACTCAGCGGCGGGTCTGGAAGGTGCCAGAAACACCTGTGCTCGTGTGCCCGGTGGAGCCAGTCCCTGCGGCTGATGCGCCTGTTTCCCCTCTGCCTTCCACCCGGCTTGGAAGGATCCAGACGGAAAGCATCTGGGCTCTGGTTGTAAATTTAGGCCCCTTGCCTCAGCCTGGAGTGGCGCCGTCCTCCTGTGGCGCCCCCCGCTCTCCGCGAGCACGGAGAGCTGAAGGCCGCCCCGCAGCTTTGTTGCGAGCTGAAGGACCTCTGGGTTCCCGCACTCCTGGCAGGAACCCGCCCTCCCCTCTCTGGTCTGGGAGTGCGGGTGCTCACCCTGTCGCCTCCCTCCTAGAGTGTACCTTCATTGTGCTGGACAAGGAGAGGTGGCAGGCCCAGCCCGGTGCCCCCGAGGAGAGCTGCATGGCGGGAGACGTGAACCTCTTCCTCACGGACCCAGGAGACCCCACCCTGGGGGAGATCGAGGTCATGATTGCA encodes:
- the NAT9 gene encoding alpha/beta-tubulin-N-acetyltransferase 9 isoform X1, translated to MRLNQNTLLLGKKVALVPYTPEHVPRYHEWMQSEELQRLTASEPLSLEQEYAMQHSWREDGDKCTFIVLDKERWQAQPGAPEESCMAGDVNLFLTDPGDPTLGEIEVMIAEPSCRGKGLGTEAVLAMLSYGVTKLGLTKFEAKIGQGNEPSLKLFRKLHFEPVAVSSVFQEVTLRLTMSACERQWLLEQTSHVQERPYREESAKPH